A section of the Rhipicephalus sanguineus isolate Rsan-2018 chromosome 11, BIME_Rsan_1.4, whole genome shotgun sequence genome encodes:
- the LOC119374901 gene encoding sericin-1-like, with amino-acid sequence MTGHEGGEGSEASSASGSSTGSASVTSTNENGSGAGSSSSSAEPGSASGTSETGSPSGTSGNESGSGGAGEVSGSSVTSTGSSSSTSTTVTGGGTVGGESVSGVTSGGSTVETGMTGHEGSPVHSSCKPPRPPPSPLAPPRTPTIPTENHSRPTARARDHRYASPGHESLGQQQLRW; translated from the exons ATGACAGGACATGAAG GTGGCGAAGGCAGCGAGGCGTCATCTGCCAGTGGATCATCAACTGGCTCTGCATCTGTCACTTCAACGAACGAAAATGGCA GTGGTGCAGGAAGCAGTTCGTCATCTGCCGAACCAGGGTCTGCATCTGGGACTTCTGAAACAGGGTCTCCATCTGGGACTTCCGGGAACGAAAGTGGCA GCGGTGGTGCAGGCGAGGTGTCCGGCTCCAGCGTGACAAGCACAGGGTCGTCAAGTTCGACATCGACGACAGTAACTGGAG GTGGCACTGTAGGCGGTGAGTCAGTTTCTGGAGTGACAAGTGGAGGTTCTACAGTCGAGACAGGGATGACAGGACATGAAG GTTCACCGGTTCACTCCTCCTGCAAGCCTCCCCGTCCaccgccctcgcctctcgcaccACCCCGCACCCCTACCATTCCTACCGAGAATCACTCTCGCCCCACTGCGAGGGCACGTGATCATCGATACGCCAGCCCCGGACACGAAAGCCTCGGCCAACAACAGCTGCGCTGGTAG